A genomic segment from Phormidium ambiguum IAM M-71 encodes:
- a CDS encoding helicase-related protein, protein MTKNKLGISLGRVFEIGFNIGFLTYFQQSKFQQPYGEIYLQALSQIHLHKIQLAIAKDYIDKSHKEIIGDWVKLFLQKGWVSGYSFVREYREATGWRIDSKIEILYFQCDFHNENIFYTIPEKDDYIYYKEILDSQGFENVDINYYKDTGEFLKADTLLLTRYLGKYRILVVDLSTFTTSAIHSVTNLHNIQTLKDLLRTELNYVLSKSRFCGLDIDTGNSADKNNQLNEIYSKDLAQYFSAFKTKDKEAVKVIQACSYAWSFYKFLLSSGKIAPADAVKFNCFGYSDRMINGIALTKEINEGEDNLGILKTCYYIYKKKGFKDIDDNRSQVLEVIQSNAARSFQDGRKFVKDIVEAEKDTITCINHQEVFQAKTDFFNTADFIPESVRLSLELGQEEIELRNAHANLIQQVLKDTTRPFLFLTGNPGIGKTTAVAKQFLQQTEQGQGSLLIYVSPRIQVNRDIVDKFIDKNSRLLRSDNLICINTNKAILDANSGYAVEYCSNKFQGDFERGRQVQFLDARNLKDNSFKRQSRFSRYTDNLVQVEKPNQKGVIASLCEAIHTCIIAPDLPNNIVATASIQSLKETRYGNTLKHLGRIFSSAYNSSSKPPGVLPKKMKELANHLKNIFIMIDEITGYQEGVAFLHGIIDFIEEYDLLNPEYGFNVKVITADASLTIQDVVNSHLSNSKVEGDKVFVRQVSGSMGECLSVENFNFTGKPATLINANSYPASKLIINYHVFIQSVSSEQNTEGDFTLENKVADKIQEDILRLLAINNGQIIVYIQNKDSLKQLITYIAKERPSFKLHEEYLEIHANLLDWEEAEIQKYQNDSKIKVVFVTASASRGLSFHNAKYILVKIPGFQIEQNLMEIIQVIYRGRGGDLDKGEKNLTFYLSDKAVYYPKTVDDDGKPLSADESEKLAKLSLQEGCLNVLNILIILKASIMTRIMGSGQIGRKRYVIIPIGGKSLSQAGETFIGSLANLLKQIRKLHKKQLGDTLLRDVENTLDELLAVQKIEISSLSRNPLVSSDGEVSYFSIGFKIFSQIENSLDNLLSLPPIEKTYLRGSLLIVPLSKKLVKETNYIDLDKIIDPERNKEFISKLQLLVKSGKYPKQITRAVDSLIDLAQTLFSELERSQKLSQTSVSSDRYYALPIQTFIAINAFEEYFADDRRVSNPSFRDILARYVQTLSLAHNIIPIDSNYQNIPYVVFNSGAMDKLGKSLFDENQLFQSKEMNILNLILSQED, encoded by the coding sequence ATGACAAAAAATAAGTTAGGCATCAGCTTAGGTCGGGTATTTGAAATAGGTTTTAATATTGGCTTTCTTACTTACTTTCAGCAATCCAAATTTCAACAGCCTTATGGCGAGATTTATCTGCAAGCTTTAAGTCAGATTCATTTACACAAAATCCAGTTGGCTATTGCTAAAGATTACATTGATAAATCTCATAAAGAAATTATTGGAGATTGGGTCAAGTTATTTCTCCAAAAAGGGTGGGTATCAGGCTATAGCTTTGTGCGGGAGTATAGAGAAGCAACTGGCTGGCGTATTGATAGCAAGATAGAAATTCTCTATTTTCAGTGTGATTTCCACAACGAAAATATATTTTACACAATTCCAGAGAAAGATGATTATATTTACTACAAAGAAATTTTGGATAGTCAAGGCTTTGAAAATGTTGACATCAATTACTACAAAGACACTGGCGAGTTTCTCAAAGCCGACACCCTCCTGCTAACTCGATATTTAGGTAAGTACCGAATATTAGTTGTAGACTTATCCACCTTTACAACTTCAGCTATTCATTCTGTAACTAACCTACATAATATCCAAACATTGAAAGACTTGCTACGTACCGAGTTGAACTATGTGCTATCCAAGTCTAGATTTTGTGGACTTGACATTGATACGGGTAATAGTGCTGATAAAAACAATCAGCTAAACGAGATTTACTCCAAAGACTTGGCACAATACTTTTCTGCTTTCAAGACTAAAGATAAGGAAGCAGTTAAGGTTATCCAAGCTTGTAGTTACGCTTGGAGTTTTTATAAATTTCTGCTGTCATCAGGTAAAATCGCACCAGCAGATGCAGTGAAATTTAACTGCTTTGGGTATAGTGACAGGATGATTAACGGTATTGCTTTAACTAAAGAAATCAATGAGGGCGAAGATAACCTGGGCATTTTGAAGACTTGTTACTATATCTATAAAAAGAAAGGTTTCAAAGATATTGATGATAATCGCAGCCAAGTCCTTGAAGTGATTCAAAGCAATGCGGCTAGAAGCTTTCAGGATGGGAGAAAGTTTGTTAAGGACATTGTTGAGGCTGAAAAAGACACGATAACCTGTATTAATCACCAGGAAGTCTTTCAGGCGAAAACAGATTTTTTTAATACGGCTGACTTCATTCCTGAATCAGTAAGACTTTCGCTAGAGTTAGGACAAGAAGAAATTGAATTGAGAAATGCTCATGCCAATTTGATACAGCAGGTGCTTAAAGATACAACTAGACCATTTTTATTTTTGACCGGAAATCCTGGTATTGGTAAGACAACCGCAGTAGCAAAACAATTTCTTCAACAGACCGAGCAAGGGCAAGGGTCTCTTCTGATTTATGTCAGTCCTCGCATTCAGGTTAACCGCGATATTGTAGATAAGTTTATAGACAAAAATAGCCGTCTATTACGCTCTGACAATTTGATTTGCATTAACACCAACAAAGCCATCCTCGATGCCAATAGTGGTTATGCTGTCGAATACTGTAGCAACAAATTTCAAGGTGATTTTGAAAGAGGACGGCAAGTTCAATTTTTAGATGCTAGGAACCTAAAAGATAACTCATTTAAGCGCCAAAGTCGATTTTCTAGATACACGGATAACCTAGTACAAGTGGAAAAACCTAACCAGAAAGGAGTTATAGCAAGCTTGTGTGAAGCGATTCACACTTGTATTATCGCTCCTGACTTGCCTAATAATATTGTTGCTACGGCATCGATTCAGTCCCTAAAGGAAACGCGCTACGGTAACACTTTAAAGCATTTAGGAAGAATTTTTAGTAGTGCTTATAATTCTTCAAGCAAGCCTCCTGGGGTGCTCCCAAAAAAGATGAAAGAACTCGCTAATCACCTGAAAAATATCTTCATTATGATTGACGAAATTACGGGTTATCAAGAAGGAGTAGCTTTTCTGCATGGCATTATAGACTTTATTGAAGAATATGATTTACTAAATCCTGAATATGGTTTCAATGTAAAAGTGATTACTGCCGATGCCTCATTGACCATACAAGACGTAGTGAACAGCCATTTATCTAACAGCAAGGTTGAGGGAGACAAAGTATTTGTTAGACAAGTTTCAGGCTCAATGGGTGAATGCTTGTCAGTTGAAAATTTTAACTTTACAGGCAAGCCTGCAACTCTTATTAATGCCAATTCCTATCCTGCTTCTAAACTTATCATTAACTATCACGTATTTATCCAATCAGTAAGCTCAGAACAGAATACAGAGGGCGATTTCACTTTGGAGAATAAAGTAGCTGATAAAATTCAAGAGGATATTCTTAGGCTACTGGCGATAAATAACGGTCAGATTATAGTTTACATTCAGAACAAAGATAGTCTCAAGCAGTTAATTACTTATATTGCCAAAGAGCGACCTAGCTTTAAGCTGCATGAAGAATATCTGGAAATCCACGCCAACCTTTTAGATTGGGAAGAAGCGGAGATTCAAAAATACCAGAATGACTCCAAAATTAAAGTAGTATTTGTGACTGCCTCTGCATCTCGCGGCTTATCTTTCCATAACGCCAAGTATATTCTTGTAAAAATTCCTGGGTTCCAAATTGAGCAAAATTTGATGGAAATAATTCAAGTAATTTACCGAGGAAGAGGAGGTGATTTAGATAAAGGTGAAAAGAACCTGACTTTTTACTTATCCGATAAAGCGGTTTATTACCCCAAAACAGTCGATGATGACGGAAAGCCATTAAGTGCAGATGAATCAGAGAAACTTGCTAAGCTGTCCTTACAAGAGGGTTGCTTGAATGTGCTAAACATTCTAATTATTCTCAAAGCTTCTATTATGACCAGGATTATGGGGTCAGGTCAAATAGGTAGAAAGCGTTACGTGATTATTCCTATTGGAGGTAAGTCGCTGAGTCAAGCAGGGGAAACATTTATTGGCTCATTGGCTAACTTATTGAAGCAAATTCGTAAACTGCACAAAAAACAACTAGGAGATACTTTATTACGAGATGTAGAGAATACTTTGGACGAATTGCTTGCTGTCCAAAAAATTGAAATTAGCTCTCTGTCTCGAAATCCGTTAGTCTCGTCAGACGGGGAAGTATCCTATTTTTCAATAGGCTTTAAAATCTTCTCACAAATAGAGAATAGCTTAGATAATTTGCTTAGTCTCCCACCTATTGAAAAAACATACCTCAGAGGAAGTTTGCTAATTGTGCCGTTATCTAAAAAACTTGTAAAAGAAACAAATTACATTGACTTAGACAAAATTATTGACCCTGAACGAAATAAAGAATTTATCAGTAAACTTCAGCTTTTGGTCAAATCAGGAAAATACCCGAAACAAATTACTAGGGCAGTAGATTCTCTGATAGATTTAGCGCAAACGCTCTTTAGTGAGTTGGAGCGATCGCAAAAACTAAGCCAAACTTCAGTGTCTTCAGACCGTTATTATGCTTTGCCCATACAGACATTTATAGCTATTAATGCTTTTGAAGAATATTTTGCAGACGATAGGAGAGTATCTAATCCATCTTTCAGGGATATTTTGGCAAGGTATGTTCAGACACTTTCTTTAGCACATAATATTATACCGATTGACTCTAATTATCAAAATATCCCCTATGTCGTCTTTAATAGTGGTGCAATGGATAAGCTTGGGAAAAGTCTATTTGATGAAAATCAGCTTTTTCAGTCGAAAGAAATGAATATTCTTAATCTGATTCTTTCTCAAGAAGATTGA
- a CDS encoding ParA family protein: protein MLVTCTSAKGGVGKTTSAIHIAAVLAKDDKTLLIDGDPNHSALKWAKRGSLPFQVVDLMAAPKHTRNYEHIVFDTPARPNQDDLEALVDGCDLLIIPTTPDILSIDATLETVSMLDSLKCDCYHILLTIIPPAPRKTGEQAREALADLPLFKQSIRQFAAYEKAALAGALVHQVKDRNGGIAWREFESLGKEILP from the coding sequence ATGTTAGTAACTTGTACCAGCGCTAAAGGCGGGGTGGGCAAGACCACCAGCGCCATTCACATCGCTGCTGTTCTTGCCAAAGATGACAAAACTCTATTAATTGATGGCGACCCGAACCACTCTGCTTTAAAGTGGGCTAAACGAGGGAGCCTACCGTTTCAGGTAGTAGACCTGATGGCAGCACCTAAGCACACTCGCAATTACGAGCACATTGTTTTTGATACGCCTGCGCGTCCCAATCAAGACGATTTAGAAGCTTTGGTTGATGGTTGCGATCTATTGATTATTCCCACTACACCAGACATCTTGAGTATTGATGCCACTTTAGAAACTGTGTCCATGCTCGATAGTTTAAAGTGCGACTGCTACCACATTTTGTTAACCATTATTCCCCCAGCACCCAGAAAAACTGGGGAACAAGCGCGTGAGGCTTTAGCCGATCTACCGTTATTTAAGCAATCAATTCGCCAGTTTGCTGCTTATGAAAAAGCGGCGTTAGCAGGAGCATTGGTGCATCAAGTCAAAGACCGAAATGGTGGGATTGCTTGGCGGGAATTTGAATCTCTTGGCAAGGAGATTCTGCCATGA
- a CDS encoding Rho termination factor N-terminal domain-containing protein produces the protein MQFNHFFSKPFGSISAVWNQMIQPVNQKVTWIVRATITDYLLVLMWTLKNLAVLFEKLANQLDLAIKGLFPENLSSPTELIPDSLMLAHQNIKSQMVENQLELPHLFIALVTGQKTLSYVVEPVNYGVFLDFYVRVKNFQKSPECYWKTQSGWLNYFYPLPTNSETLSLVIAQPQTGNNSTAVNSSPVDHQEVLSVPTLVVTGEASRQCSSWLYIQQVCWKTINNLAGAFSAVKASELKQVASYLKIKGYRKMRKLELFLTLIINLPVDLKLTN, from the coding sequence TCTGGAATCAAATGATTCAACCAGTTAATCAAAAGGTCACTTGGATTGTACGAGCCACTATTACAGATTACTTGCTAGTTTTGATGTGGACTCTAAAAAATCTAGCGGTTCTGTTTGAGAAACTGGCTAATCAGTTAGACTTAGCAATTAAAGGTTTGTTTCCTGAAAACTTATCTTCACCAACAGAGTTGATACCTGATTCTCTCATGTTGGCTCATCAAAACATTAAGAGTCAGATGGTAGAGAATCAACTGGAACTTCCTCACTTATTCATCGCCTTGGTCACAGGACAAAAAACTCTTAGTTATGTCGTTGAGCCTGTAAACTATGGGGTATTTCTTGATTTCTATGTTCGGGTAAAAAATTTTCAAAAAAGTCCAGAATGCTACTGGAAAACTCAAAGCGGTTGGCTTAATTATTTCTACCCATTGCCGACGAACTCAGAAACCTTATCTTTAGTTATTGCTCAACCTCAAACAGGAAACAATTCAACAGCGGTTAACTCCAGTCCCGTTGACCATCAGGAGGTACTATCTGTTCCTACTCTGGTTGTTACTGGTGAAGCCAGTAGACAATGTAGCAGCTGGCTCTACATCCAGCAAGTTTGTTGGAAAACTATCAACAATTTAGCTGGTGCTTTCTCTGCTGTTAAAGCTAGTGAACTTAAACAAGTAGCTTCTTATCTGAAGATTAAAGGCTACCGAAAGATGCGAAAGCTGGAATTATTCCTGACTCTGATAATCAACCTACCAGTTGATTTGAAATTGACCAATTAA